A region of the Arsenicicoccus dermatophilus genome:
CGGCATCCCGCTGCTGCACGAGCTGCGGGCGCGCGGCTGGCGCCGCACGATCGTGCTGTCGGACTCCGAGGACCCGATCTACGTCCGGGGCGCGCTGAAGACCGGCGTCCGCGCCTACATCCGCACCGGCGGCCAGGCCCCCTCCGGCCCGGGCACCCGCGGCGCGGGCAACGAGCAGTTCTCCGCCCGCGAGGTGGAGGTGCTCCAACTGGTGTCGCAGGGCAAGACCAACAAGGAGGTCGGCGCGTCGCTCGGTCTGTCCGCCCTCACGGTCAAGAGCCACCTGGCACGCATCGCGCGCAAGCTCGGCACGGGCGACCGCGCCGCGATGACGTACACCGCGCTGCGCCGCGGACTGATCTCCTGACGCGGGAGGGATAGGTTGGTCGCCGTGACTGACCTGACCAGCGCCGACCCCGAGACCCCGCACGCTCCCACCGACGCGCCCGAGCCCCGGCTGGTCGACGCCCCGGCGGAGCCGCTGCGGCCGGTCGTCGAGGACGAGCGGACGCTGCGGGAGGTCGTCGCCTCCGTGGCGGCCGGCTCCGGTCCCGTCGCCCTGGACGCCGAGCGCGCGTCGGGCTTCCGCTACGGCCAGAAGGCCTACCTCGTCCAGCTGCGCCGCGCCGGCTCGGGCACCTGGCTGATCGACCCGGTCATGTGCCCCGACCTGTCCGAGCTGCAGGAGGTCGTCGCCGACGTCGAGTGGGTCCTGCACGCGGCCTCCCAGGACCTGCCCTGCCTGGCGGAGCTCGGGCTGCACCCGCGCACCCTCTTCGACACCGAGCTGGGGTCCCGTCTGGCCGGTCGTCCGCGCGTGGGGCTCGCGGCGGCGATGGAGCACTACCTCGGCGTCACCCTCGCCAAGGAGCACAGCGCCCAGGACTGGTCGACCAGGCCGCTCCCGCGTCCCTGGCTGCTGTATGCCGCGCTCGACGTGGAGCTCCTCGTGGAGCTGCGCGACGCGGTGGCCGCGGACCTGGCCGAGCAGGGCAAGGCGGCGTGGGCCGCCCAGGAGTTCGAGGCCCTCACCCACTTCCGCGGCCCTCAGGCCAAGGTGGATCCCTGGCGCAAGACCTCGGGCCTGCACAAGGTGCGCACGCGACGGGGCCTGGCCGTGGTGCGCGAGCTGTGGCTGACGCGGGACGCCATCGCCCAGGATCGCGACTGCTCCCCCGGCCGGGTCCTGCCCGACTCCTCGCTGCTCGAGCTCGCCCTCCCCTCCGGCGACCGGCCCCGCCAGCCGCGCTCGGTCGCCCGCAACCCCCAGCCCTGGCTGGCGGCCATCGACCGGGCCATGACGATCCCGGAGGAGGACCTCCCGGCATACCACCTGCCGGCGGAGGGGCCGCCGCCCCAGCGTGCCTGGGCCGACAAGGATCCCGTGGCGGCCGCGCGGCTCGTCGCCGCCAAGGAGCAGGTGACCGCCCTCGGCGAGCAGGTCCGCGTCCCGGCCGAGAACCTCCTCACCCCCGACACCCTGCGCCGCGTCCTGTGGGCGCCGCCGGTCGACGAGTCGGCCGAGGGCTTCGCCGAGATCATGCTCGACCTCGGAGCCCGCCCCTGGCAGGCGTCCCTCGTCTCCCCCGTCGTCGCTCGCGTCGCGCAGGAGCATCCCTACCCGCACCGGTGACCCGGTCCTGCGGTGACGTCCGGCACACCACAGGGTGCTCGTCCGGTCACGGGCTGACAGCCTGATTACCGACCGGTAACCTCGCCACGTCCCCACCCCACCCACCGGGAGGCTCCTGTGCCCCGCACCCTGCACGAGGTCGTCTTCGTCGACGGCGTCCGCACCCCCTTCGGACGGGCCGGCGAGAAGGGCATCTATGCCCAGACCCGCGCCGACGACCTGGTCGTGGCCTGCATCCGCGAGCTGGTCCGCCGCAACCCCGACCTGCCCACCGAGCGCATCGGCGACGTCGCCGTGGCCGCCACCACCCAGATCGGCGACCAGGGCCTGACGCTGGGCCGCATGGCCGCGCTCCTGTCCGGCCTGCCCACCACCGTCCCCGGCTACTCCGTGGACCGGATGTGCGCCGGCGCCCTGACCGCGGTCGCCTCGTCCGCGGGCTCGATCGCGATGGGCGTCAACGACGTCGTGGTCGCGGCCGGCGTCGAGCACATGGGGCGTCATCCGATGGGTGAGGGGGTCGACCCCAACCCGCGCATCGTGTCCGAGCGCCTCGTCGACGAGTCCGCCCTGGTCATGGGGCAGACGGCGGAGAACCTCCACGACCGCTTCCCCTCGCTGACCAAGGAGCGCAGCGACGCCTTCGCGGTCGGGTCGCAGCGCAAGCTCGCGGCGGCCTACGAGGCCGGCCAGGTGCAGCCCGACCTGGTGCCCGTCGCCATCCGCTCGGCCGAGCAGGGCTGGGGCCTGGCCACGGTCGACGAGCCCCCGCGACCCGGCGTCACGACGGCGGACCTGGCCACCCTGAAGACCCCCTTCCGCCCGCACGGCAAGGTCACCCCCGGCAACGCCGCCGGCCTCAACGACGGCGCCACCGCCTGCCTGCTGGCCTCCGAGGCCGCCGCGACCGAGCTCGGTCTGCCCGTGAAGATGCGCCTGGTGACCTACTCCTTCGTGGGGGTGGAGCCCGAGGTCATGGGATACGGCCCGGTCCCCGCCGCGGAGAAGGCCCTCGCCCAGGCCGGGCTGTCCGTCGACGACATCGGCCTGTTCGAGCTCAACGAGGCCTTCGCCGTCCAGGTGCTGGCCTTCCTCGAGCACTTCGGGATCGCCGACGACGACGAGCGGGTCAACCCTTGGGGCGGCGCGATCGCGACCGGCCACCCGCTCGCCTCCTCCGGCATACGCCTGATGAACCAGCTGGCGGCGCACTTCGCCGCCCGCCCGGACGTGCGCTACGGCATGACCGCCATGTGCATCGGCATCGGCATGGGCGTGGCCATGATCTGGGAGAACCCCCACCACGCCGACTACACCCCGTCCACCTCCGACGGCGAGGAGACCGCCCGATGAGCGACCAGACCACCATCGACCAGCTGCTGACGGCCTTCGAGGACGAAGTCGTCACGCACGCCCTGGCCCGCGACGTCACCCTGCCCGGGGACGCCGGTACCCTGGTCCTGATCACCCTGGACAACGGCCACGACCACACCCGGCCCAGCACCATGGGCCCCCGCGGGCTGCTGGAGCTGCACGAGGCGCTGGACCGGTGCGCCGAGCGTGCCCGGGCCGGCGAGATCGCCGCCGTCGCCGTGACCGGCAAGCCCTTCGTCTTCGCCGTGGGCGCGGACCTCACCGGGGTCGCCAAGGTGCAGCAGCGCGAGCAGGCCGTGGCCATCGGCGCGCTGGGGCACGAGGTCTTCGGTCGCCTCGGCCGACTGGGGGTGCCGTCCTTCGCCTTCGTCAACGGCGCGGCCATGGGCGGCGGCGTGGAGATCGCCCTGTCCTGCGACTACCGCACCGTGGCCCGCTCGGTGCCGGCCGTCGCCCTCCCCGAGGTCTTCCTCGGGCTGGTCCCCGGCTGGGGCGGCTGCTGGCTGCTCCCCAACCTGATCGGCCTGGAGGGGGCCCTCAAGGTCGTCGTCGACAATCCCCTGAGCAACAACACCATGCTCAGGGGCGTCGAGGCCGCCCGACTCGGGATCTTCGACGCCGTCCTGGACGACGCCGACTTCCTCGCCGAGTCGATCCGCTGGGCCGCGTCGGTGCTCGCCGGATCGACGACCGTGCAGCGCCCGGAGGTCGACCGTGACGAGCAGCGCTGGGAGGCAGGGATCACCGCCGCCCGCAAGGCCGTCGCCAAGCGCACCGGGGGCAGCTCGCGCTCGGCCGCGACCGCGCTCGACCTGCTCTCCGCGGCGCGCACCAGCAGCCGCGAGGAGGGCTTCGCCGCCGAGGACCA
Encoded here:
- a CDS encoding response regulator transcription factor: MTVLPKNARLQRPQPISAMVISAGPHTGAMVRRALGRITEGHIIEAPTIERARIVAREVPAGEFCIADLTLPDGSGIPLLHELRARGWRRTIVLSDSEDPIYVRGALKTGVRAYIRTGGQAPSGPGTRGAGNEQFSAREVEVLQLVSQGKTNKEVGASLGLSALTVKSHLARIARKLGTGDRAAMTYTALRRGLIS
- a CDS encoding HRDC domain-containing protein, which encodes MTDLTSADPETPHAPTDAPEPRLVDAPAEPLRPVVEDERTLREVVASVAAGSGPVALDAERASGFRYGQKAYLVQLRRAGSGTWLIDPVMCPDLSELQEVVADVEWVLHAASQDLPCLAELGLHPRTLFDTELGSRLAGRPRVGLAAAMEHYLGVTLAKEHSAQDWSTRPLPRPWLLYAALDVELLVELRDAVAADLAEQGKAAWAAQEFEALTHFRGPQAKVDPWRKTSGLHKVRTRRGLAVVRELWLTRDAIAQDRDCSPGRVLPDSSLLELALPSGDRPRQPRSVARNPQPWLAAIDRAMTIPEEDLPAYHLPAEGPPPQRAWADKDPVAAARLVAAKEQVTALGEQVRVPAENLLTPDTLRRVLWAPPVDESAEGFAEIMLDLGARPWQASLVSPVVARVAQEHPYPHR
- a CDS encoding thiolase family protein: MPRTLHEVVFVDGVRTPFGRAGEKGIYAQTRADDLVVACIRELVRRNPDLPTERIGDVAVAATTQIGDQGLTLGRMAALLSGLPTTVPGYSVDRMCAGALTAVASSAGSIAMGVNDVVVAAGVEHMGRHPMGEGVDPNPRIVSERLVDESALVMGQTAENLHDRFPSLTKERSDAFAVGSQRKLAAAYEAGQVQPDLVPVAIRSAEQGWGLATVDEPPRPGVTTADLATLKTPFRPHGKVTPGNAAGLNDGATACLLASEAAATELGLPVKMRLVTYSFVGVEPEVMGYGPVPAAEKALAQAGLSVDDIGLFELNEAFAVQVLAFLEHFGIADDDERVNPWGGAIATGHPLASSGIRLMNQLAAHFAARPDVRYGMTAMCIGIGMGVAMIWENPHHADYTPSTSDGEETAR